Proteins encoded within one genomic window of Epinephelus lanceolatus isolate andai-2023 chromosome 9, ASM4190304v1, whole genome shotgun sequence:
- the LOC117253194 gene encoding UDP-glucuronosyltransferase 3A1-like: MGIVFWMFSLLALPVLQSAKILTVCLIGGSHYLLLDEISHNLHQHGHEVRMLLQLGNPVITGFSYTGRADSYQTSTWSLGEKYIKEYNNWFLEQQRLFLLGRDTFNNFLNFMGHLSYQCDKLLGDKEIITFLQREHYDITILDAFNPCSFILAHKLGVSYIAFYPGTLNGPLSIDLPSPVSYIPVFGSQLSDHMSLWGRATNLFYSVLAPVGQELVWSVFREVAEHHLESGSLPGGLEELHRGAELWAFNTDFSLEFPQPLMPYTVLVGGLLNKPAKPPEQDLELWISNFGEAGFIVVTLGSMVSSVSVDPLLVELVAGFLRIPQGVLWRYDPKRWPSYLDRPPNVRLLDWLPLNDLLGHKKARLFITHGGQNSLLQAVYHAVPVLGIPLFGDQFDNVVRAETKGLGLAINPTHITRELLSSTIQTLIQDMRFKSSALLLSRIHKSHPVPPALRFIQWVEHILHSGGGTHLRPASLMQPWYQRYLLDLVLVLFLGLLGPVILCWTFCRNKNSREKHKKTQ; encoded by the exons ATGGGAATtgtattttggatgttttctcTTCTGGCTCTTCCAGTCCTTCAGTCTGCCAAGATCCTGACTGTCTGTCTAATTG GAGGAAGCCACTACTTGTTACTAGATGAAATTTCTCACAACTTACATCAGCATGGCCATGAGGTCCGCATGCTCCTGCAGCTGGGCAACCCTGTGATTACAG GTTTTTCCTACACAGGCCGTGCAGACAGTTACCAGACAAGCACCTGGTCCTTAGGGGAGAAATACATCAAAGAATACAATAACTGGTTCCTGGAGCAACAGAGACTGTTTTTACTGGGAAG GGATACCTTTAATAACTTTCTCAACTTCATGGGGCACCTGTCCTATCAGTGCGACAAGCTGTTAGGGGATAAAGAGATAATAACTTTCCTCCAGAGGGAACACTACGACATCACCATCCTTGATGCTTTTAACCCCTGCTCCTTCATCCTGGCACACAAACTTG GTGTCAGCTACATAGCTTTCTATCCTGGCACTCTGAATGGTCCTCTGTCCATCGATCTCCCCAGCCCAGTCTCCTACATCCCAGTCTTTGGCTCCCAGCTGTCCGACCACATGAGCCTCTGGGGTCGTGCGACGAACCTCTTTTATTCTGTCTTGGCTCCTGTAG GCCAAGAACTCGTATGGTCAGTGTTTAGGGAAGTAGCTGAACACCACCTTGAGTCAGGTTCACTGCCTGGTGGTCTGGAGGAGTTACATCGAGGAGCTGAACTCTGGGCCTTCAACACTGACTTCTCACTAGAGTTCCCCCAGCCTCTTATGCCCTACACTGTGCTGGTGGGAGGTCTGCTGAATAAACCTGCAAAGCCTCCAGAACAG GATCTGGAGTTGTGGATCTCTAATTTTGGAGAAGCAGGTTTCATTGTAGTGACTCTGGGATCAATGGTCTCTTCCGTCTCAGTGGACCCTCTGCTTGTGGAGCTGGTGGCTGGCTTCTTGAGGATCCCTCAAGGGGTGCTGTGGAG GTACGACCCCAAACGATGGCCATCTTACCTGGACAGACCTCCCAATGTCAGGCTGTTGGACTGGCTGCCTCTAAATGACCTGCTCG GCCACAAAAAAGCACGTCTGTTTATCACCCATGGTGGACAAAACAGTCTGCTCCAGGCAGTGTACCATGCTGTTCCTGTGCTGGGAATCCCTCTGTTTGGAGACCAGTTTGATAATGTGGTGAGGGCTGAAACAAAGGGACTTGGCCTCGCCATCAACCCCACGCACATCACCAGGGAACTGCTCAGCTCCACTATTCAAACACTCATACAGGACATGAG GTTCAAGTCTTCAGCGTTGCTCCTGAGCAGGATCCACAAATCCCATCCTGTCCCTCCAGCCCTTCGATTCATTCAGTGGGTAGAGCACATCCTGCACAGCGGAGGTGGAACTCATTTAAGGCCGGCGTCACTGATGCAACCATGGTACCAGAGATACCTGTTGGACTTGGTGCTTGTTCTCTTCCTGGGGCTTCTTGGACCTGTCATCCTCTGCTGGACTTTCTGTAGGAACAAGAACAGcagggaaaaacacaaaaaaacacaatag